From Fundidesulfovibrio soli, the proteins below share one genomic window:
- a CDS encoding RHS repeat-associated core domain-containing protein — protein MNRSRPASPTGSAAQAVPASCTSHFLVQAKEPGLFRQTAAEAAVSRPAPRLARLRFIWSALLLLAWLAAHCPPALAFTITHQGTTLDIQATGLGTLSPITCPSPNPVVYCYQSDGLDPAFHTPLGLNGFFSLSVTPTATDSYCDAQHLHTLANILLVSRWTKSIGSQTTTLMAERSCFQAGNAISGSSAYQVINSFSYQDYTMANVNVYLNTGTQSSFFVMIMMDPAVLANMSISKERLGGPGDNPHTAFDRGGAGSCSTQGLPTYAVNTAMLNLAVEDTDLAWRSFGHDVALRRVWNMLPEASGLFGNGWSFAYESVIEAAPYASGGASLSLGSGQTLFYTVSGSQGQGSGQVAVSYAGASSVLQPILSAAISEATGTGTYTLYDKRAKLTSRYEYARDNAATGNHVYRLASITDRNGNALTLGYDGSGRLHTVTDASGRAVTLTLNAQGRCTRMDTWDNRAMTFQYSAAGNLTQSTDLAGNVSTYTYDAGNLMTSMSVAGKTTAFAYGSRGSQKYLSTVTDAAGKAWNYAFVQGGTQVTEPGGAVRSYASANGLTTSVTDALGHATNTVFNSQGLPVSITDPRGKTTAMAYDANGNLTQLTDPLGHTTIMAYDGDWNLTSKTDPLNNTWTFSYDAKGNLTGVLSPLGRATARTYNAKGLLTGKTLPDAASYAYAYDVHGNMTSVTDPHGKQSTLSYDAAGLNPATTTDQRGNTTGYQFDANRRVTQVALPGGGTAQFGYDCCAQSSRTSPTGFTTLMQRDALLRLTTLTDPLGKNTSYAYNSDGDQVSTTDPLGRVTHYGYDAAHQRVSITGPLGKAVSLSLDAAGNPVTVTSARGKATQLGYDDLGNLATVTDPLGAATSSIVRDAAGRVASLTNARNQQVSFLRDADGQVTAKKCDNAVVASYSYTPTGLIASTTDATGTTSHTVGPGGRIKGVAYPGGLNLALAYDDAGNVASMIYPGGLSVSYAATPRNRPQSVSFAGNSLSLGYDAAGHLTGETRSNGVQSVYGYDAAGRLTSVSHKKGAAVVAELAYARDAAGQVGAETGTWPLTPRLSPAKATAAYDNADGLLNWKADAAGHDLDGNLTSLAGSAGFSAAYDAENRLTSVTRAGVTTSYAYNGLGNRVRAQSGATIRNFHHDPWGRLLCETDGAGQVTANYIWAGDRLVASGTQAGGFVFHHADKTGNTLALTNAAGATVGAYAYSPYGAVAGHSGAAATPFTYAGMHGVMDDGGGLYHMANRAYHGVLGRFLQRDPLGFGGGDNLYRYVSDNPVTGVDPLGLRDLIGGPDAFPNACKMREGAPYIAVAAGVVLVGALLIPEMLAASELSAAIYATEAGTAAVVTTEAVVLKGATAAEVEMIQAGMALARNGDKLYTTLVELTQSPAGQRVLQQMQRYYTTRAATLDPATTSSATMNFINNMAQLSGRLLQTVH, from the coding sequence ATGAACCGCTCACGCCCTGCCTCGCCCACCGGGTCCGCCGCCCAGGCCGTTCCGGCTTCCTGCACGTCACATTTCCTGGTTCAGGCCAAAGAGCCCGGACTCTTTCGGCAAACAGCGGCCGAGGCTGCCGTGTCGCGCCCGGCTCCCCGGTTGGCGCGGCTGCGCTTCATCTGGTCCGCGCTGCTTTTGCTGGCCTGGCTGGCAGCGCACTGTCCGCCAGCCCTGGCCTTCACGATCACCCACCAGGGCACCACCCTGGACATCCAGGCCACCGGCCTGGGCACTCTCAGCCCCATCACCTGCCCGTCGCCGAACCCGGTGGTGTACTGCTACCAGTCGGACGGCCTGGACCCGGCCTTCCACACTCCCCTCGGGTTGAACGGATTCTTCAGCCTGTCGGTCACGCCCACGGCCACGGACAGCTATTGCGACGCCCAGCACCTGCACACCCTGGCCAACATTCTCCTCGTCAGCAGGTGGACCAAGTCCATCGGCTCGCAAACCACCACGCTCATGGCGGAGCGCAGCTGCTTTCAGGCCGGAAACGCCATCTCCGGCAGCTCGGCCTATCAGGTGATCAACAGCTTCAGCTACCAGGACTACACCATGGCCAACGTGAACGTGTACCTCAACACGGGCACGCAATCCTCCTTTTTCGTCATGATCATGATGGACCCGGCCGTGCTGGCCAATATGTCCATCTCCAAGGAGAGGCTCGGCGGCCCAGGCGACAACCCCCACACCGCCTTCGACCGTGGCGGCGCGGGAAGCTGCTCGACCCAGGGCCTGCCCACCTACGCCGTGAACACGGCCATGCTCAACCTGGCCGTGGAGGACACGGACCTGGCCTGGCGCAGCTTCGGCCACGACGTGGCCCTGCGGCGCGTTTGGAACATGCTCCCCGAAGCCTCCGGGCTGTTCGGCAACGGCTGGAGCTTCGCCTACGAATCCGTCATCGAGGCCGCGCCCTACGCCTCGGGCGGGGCCAGCCTGAGCCTGGGCTCCGGCCAGACACTCTTCTACACCGTGTCCGGCTCCCAGGGCCAGGGCAGCGGGCAGGTGGCGGTCAGCTACGCCGGAGCCTCCTCCGTGCTCCAGCCCATCCTCTCGGCCGCGATCAGCGAGGCCACCGGCACCGGGACCTACACCCTCTACGACAAGCGCGCCAAGCTGACCTCCCGCTACGAATACGCCAGGGACAACGCGGCCACCGGCAACCACGTCTACCGCCTGGCCTCCATCACGGACCGCAACGGCAACGCCCTGACTCTCGGCTACGACGGCTCCGGGCGGCTGCATACGGTCACCGACGCCTCGGGCCGGGCCGTCACCCTGACCCTGAACGCCCAGGGACGCTGCACGCGCATGGACACCTGGGACAACCGCGCCATGACCTTCCAGTACAGCGCCGCGGGGAACCTGACCCAGAGCACGGACCTGGCGGGCAACGTCAGCACCTACACCTACGATGCGGGCAACCTCATGACCTCCATGAGCGTGGCCGGAAAGACCACGGCCTTCGCCTACGGCAGCAGGGGCTCGCAGAAGTACCTCTCCACGGTCACGGACGCGGCGGGCAAGGCCTGGAACTACGCCTTCGTCCAGGGCGGAACCCAGGTCACGGAGCCGGGCGGGGCCGTGCGGAGCTACGCCAGCGCGAACGGGCTGACCACTTCGGTCACGGACGCCCTGGGGCACGCGACCAACACGGTCTTCAACTCCCAGGGCCTGCCGGTGTCCATCACCGACCCGCGCGGCAAAACCACGGCCATGGCCTACGACGCCAACGGCAACCTGACGCAGCTCACCGATCCCCTGGGGCACACCACCATAATGGCCTACGACGGGGACTGGAACCTGACCTCCAAGACCGACCCCCTGAACAACACCTGGACGTTCAGCTACGACGCCAAAGGCAACCTCACAGGCGTCCTCTCCCCCCTGGGGCGCGCGACCGCCCGGACCTACAACGCCAAGGGGCTGCTGACCGGCAAGACCCTGCCCGACGCCGCATCCTACGCCTACGCCTACGACGTCCACGGCAACATGACCTCCGTCACGGACCCCCACGGCAAGCAGAGCACCCTGAGCTACGACGCGGCCGGGCTGAACCCCGCCACCACCACGGACCAGCGCGGCAACACCACCGGCTACCAGTTCGACGCCAACCGCAGGGTCACCCAGGTGGCCCTGCCGGGCGGCGGCACGGCCCAGTTCGGCTACGACTGCTGCGCCCAGTCCTCCAGGACGTCGCCCACGGGCTTCACCACGCTCATGCAGCGCGACGCCCTGCTCCGCCTGACCACGCTCACCGACCCCCTGGGCAAAAACACCAGCTATGCCTACAACTCCGACGGGGACCAGGTCTCGACCACCGACCCCCTGGGCCGTGTGACGCACTACGGCTACGATGCGGCGCACCAGCGCGTCTCCATCACCGGCCCCCTGGGCAAGGCCGTGAGCCTCAGCCTGGACGCGGCCGGGAATCCCGTCACCGTGACCAGCGCCCGGGGCAAGGCCACGCAGCTCGGCTACGACGACCTGGGCAACCTGGCCACGGTCACGGACCCGCTGGGCGCAGCGACCTCGAGCATCGTCAGGGACGCGGCCGGGCGCGTGGCCTCGCTGACCAACGCCCGCAACCAGCAGGTGTCCTTTCTGCGCGACGCGGACGGGCAGGTGACGGCCAAGAAGTGCGACAACGCAGTCGTGGCCAGCTACAGCTATACCCCCACCGGGCTGATCGCCTCCACCACGGACGCAACCGGCACCACGAGCCACACCGTCGGCCCTGGGGGACGGATCAAGGGCGTCGCCTACCCCGGCGGCCTGAACCTCGCCCTGGCTTACGACGACGCCGGAAACGTGGCCTCCATGATCTACCCGGGCGGGCTGTCCGTCAGCTACGCCGCCACGCCGCGCAACCGCCCCCAGAGCGTGTCCTTCGCCGGGAACTCCTTGTCCCTGGGCTACGACGCGGCCGGGCACCTGACCGGCGAGACGCGCAGCAACGGCGTGCAGAGCGTCTACGGCTACGACGCGGCGGGACGCCTGACATCCGTGTCGCATAAGAAGGGCGCCGCCGTGGTCGCCGAACTGGCCTACGCCCGCGACGCCGCCGGGCAGGTCGGCGCGGAGACCGGCACCTGGCCGCTGACGCCCAGGCTGTCGCCGGCCAAGGCCACGGCGGCCTACGACAACGCCGACGGGCTGCTCAACTGGAAGGCCGACGCCGCCGGCCACGACCTGGACGGCAACCTGACCTCCCTGGCGGGGAGCGCGGGCTTCAGCGCGGCCTACGACGCCGAGAACCGGCTCACCTCGGTCACGCGCGCCGGGGTGACAACCAGCTACGCCTACAACGGCCTGGGCAACCGGGTGCGCGCCCAGAGCGGGGCGACGATCCGCAACTTCCATCACGACCCCTGGGGCAGGCTGCTGTGCGAGACCGACGGGGCCGGACAGGTGACCGCCAACTACATCTGGGCCGGGGACCGGCTGGTGGCTTCGGGCACGCAGGCGGGCGGGTTCGTCTTCCACCACGCGGACAAGACCGGCAACACCCTGGCGCTGACGAACGCCGCAGGGGCCACGGTCGGAGCCTATGCCTACTCGCCCTACGGCGCGGTGGCAGGGCACAGCGGCGCGGCGGCCACACCCTTCACCTATGCGGGGATGCACGGCGTGATGGACGACGGGGGCGGCCTCTACCACATGGCCAACCGCGCCTACCACGGCGTCCTGGGACGCTTCCTGCAGCGCGACCCCCTGGGCTTCGGCGGCGGCGACAACCTGTATCGCTATGTCTCGGACAACCCGGTGACCGGCGTGGACCCCCTGGGCCTGCGGGACCTGATCGGCGGGCCAGACGCCTTCCCCAACGCCTGCAAGATGCGCGAGGGCGCGCCCTACATCGCCGTGGCCGCCGGGGTGGTCCTGGTGGGCGCCTTGCTGATTCCGGAAATGCTGGCCGCAAGCGAGCTTTCGGCGGCCATCTACGCCACCGAAGCCGGAACCGCGGCGGTTGTGACCACGGAGGCCGTGGTGCTGAAGGGGGCCACGGCGGCCGAGGTGGAAATGATCCAGGCGGGCATGGCCCTGGCCCGCAACGGCGACAAGCTGTACACCACCCTGGTGGAGCTGACGCAGAGCCCGGCGGGCCAGCGCGTTCTCCAGCAGATGCAGCGCTACTACACCACCAGGGCAGCCACGCTGGACCCGGCCACCACTTCGAGCGCCACGATGAACTTCATCAACAACATGGCCCAACTCTCGGGCCGGCTGTTGCAGACCGTGCACTGA